A segment of the Symmachiella macrocystis genome:
TAATTCTCTGCGTCGAATTCACTGATGGAAGGAAACTCTGCTGGATCTTCCAACGGCAATTCAAATTCGCTATGCCCCGATTTGATGCGTACGGTGTCGCCGGTCGACTCCAACATCACCGTCTCGTCGCGCAGCTCACGCAAGATGGCAATGATCCGACTGGCCGGCAACAACAACTCGCCCGCTTCGGCCGTGTCGACATCTTGGATCACATAACGAATGCCGACTTCCTGGTCCGTTCCGATCAAAGCGATCGAATTTTCAAAGACTTCCAGCTTCACGTTCTTCAAAATCTCTTTGGGAGTTCTTGAAGGAACGACGCCGCTGACGGTCTGAAAGGCGTTTGCGAGAATCGCGCAATTACAAGTGAGTTTCATGCCGACACGGTTACCTGATAAAAACGATAGGTATCGGAAATTGGGAAGCCCCAATCGGACGCAATGCCCGACTTCATCTTACCCACAATTTTTGCTTTGAATGGAGCCGTTTCTTTATAGATAATTTAAAATTATCAGTAGTAGTATCAAGGCACCTATTTTGCTGTGGATACTTTGGCAATCATTTTACGAAAGTGTATGATATGAAAACACTTAAAAAACGTCAACCAGCTGATGTGGCTGTTTAGAGATTGTTGAAAATTGGGTGAAAAAACGTCGAGAATTTGTCAACAACTGCCCAGTTATCGACGGTGACTCAGGCACTGGAGTCAACACGCATTTTCACCACAAATTCATCGCCAATCCATCAACAAGTTACTAACAATTTGGACTCGCAGAAGTGTTGAGCGTTTGGAGAATCTGGGTAATATGGCGACGTATTTCGGCGCTCTCCAACGCTCGCGATTTGATCCGACGACAGGCATAGACGACCGTCGCATGGTCCCGATTCCCAAAGTAGCGGCCAATCTCCTCCAACCGCTTTTCCGTCAACTCACGCGCTAAATACATCGCGCACTGCCGCGCCAATGCTGACTCCTGGTTGCGACTTCTAGAACGAAGCCGACTGACAGAAATATCAAACTGCCGCGCCACGGCTCGTGTGATGTCCGACAATCCGAGGTCGGGCCGCTTGGCTTCATGCTGTAGGTAGTTGCGGACAAACGGTGTGTCGATCCGGCAACCTCCTAAACGCGCTGCTGCTTCGACCTGAATGATCGCTGCCCGTAGTTCCCGCGGCGAAACTGACAATTCCACGGCCAGCAATTCCGCTGCTGCGTCGGGGAGCGGAATCATTTCTACGCTGGCGAAATGCGCCAATAACTGTTTGCGGCTCGAGAGACTGGGCAGTGGTATGGCTGCGCAGACACCGCCAATACAGCGGTTGACTAGTTTTTCGTTGCTGTTTTTGAGTTCTCCTGGGCTTTTTCGCGACGTGAACAGAATCTGCCCGCCACGCGCAATAATGCGGTCAACTTGCGCCAACAACTGTTGTTGGCTTTCCGGGGAGCCTTCAAACGCCTGAAAATCTTCAATCACCAAACAGTGGATCGCCGCAAAAGATTGCTGAAATTGCGGAATGTTGTTGGCTTGGGCCGCTTCGACGAATTCGTCGATAAACTCAGCCGCATGTTTGAACATCACTGTCGGACGCCGGTCGGCGGAGCGAACGCGCTGCAGAAAATGCTGCGCCAGTTGCGTTTTCCCCACACCCGAAGGCCCATAAATAAAGGCGATTTGGGCGTTTTTGCTGTGCGGCGTTTCTGAAAGCGTTTCGACAGCTGTAAATGCCAATGCGTTTTCAGGCAAAACCAGCAGGTGCGAATCGACGCGCGACGGCATCGAAACGATTCGACCAGATTCGGCTTTTGCAGGGCTGACGCTCATGGTCATTCCGGTTTTGTTTATGAGGAGCAATTGTCTCGCATGCGGTTCACGACGCCGGCGATTCGACCGACGGCATCATCCATTTCCGCCTCTGTATTCCCGACTCCCACACTGAAACGAATCGAACAATCCAGCACTTCGTCCGGACAATTCATCGCCACCAAAACGGGGGCCGGCTCCGACGAACCGCTGGCACAGGCGCTTCCCAACGAACAGGCGATTCCTTCCAAATCGAGAGCAATCAGCAGCGGATCCCCCCCCAAACCAGGAAAGGCGATGTTCAGCGTATTGGGCAAGCGATGTTGCTGCGAGCCATTGACGATAACCGGTGGACACCGCTCCCGCAATCCTGCTTGCAACCGGTCGCGGAGTTGCTGCAACAGTTCGAATCGTGACGTCGGATCCGCGTGAAATGCCTCCAAGGCAGCCGCCATGCCCGCAATCAAAGCCACCGGTTCGGTACCTGGTCGCCGCTCTGCTTCCTGATGCCCCCCAAAAATCAACGGATTCAGCCTCCGCTCCGCTTTGATCAACAATCCGCCAATCCCCCGCGGGCCATTGAATTTGTGCGCACCGATGCTCATGGCATCGACGCCCAGCGCATGAATATCGACCGGAATCTTGCCCGCTGCTTGAACGGCATCCACGTGCAACGGAACGCGATGCTGCTGGCACAACGCTGCCAACGGGCCCAGATCCTGGATCACGCCGGTTTCGTTATGTGCCAATATCACCGTAACCAGTTGCAAATCCTCCCACGGCAGTTGAGGAAACTGTTCATCAATCAACCGGCCTTCGCCGTCGATATCGAGAAAATGCAGTTTCCAGCCGCGCCGCTGCAGGGCGCGACATGCTTCGAGAGTCGCAGGATGTTCTCCGTGCGGTAGGGCGATTGTGCCGGGGGTCGTGCCAACCAAGCCGCGTATGGCGAGGTTGATCGATTCGGTGCCGCCGCTGGTAAAGATCAGTTCCTCCGGCGTGGCTCCCAGAATCTGAGCGATCGATTCGCGAGATGCCTCCAGCACCTTGCGAGCAGCGCGACCGGCTGCGTGTCGACTCCCGGGATTTGCAAAACTGTCGGCGAAATGTCGCTGCATCACGTCAAGCACTTCCGGCAACGGCCGTGTGGTGGCGTTGTTGTCGAGATAGATCCAGTGATCAGACGTGTCAGCGGCCATGATTGCACGACGTCGTGGAGAGAAAAAAAGAGGGGGAGTTCATGCTGTTTTACCTGGAAAGCTGTCGACATCACAAGCGGCGGGGCGGGTGGATTTGGCGGTCGAGGTCAACAACACAGTAGCGTTGCGGCGGGCGGCGGTTTACGATCTAGGTGTGGACTTCGTTTTCTGTTGGCGAAGTCTTCCTGGTTTCCAAGATCCTTCCACGGTTGGCGCTCGACTGAATGAGTTCCCTCGACCTGACATCCAGCGACGTTCCGGCGATTGTCGAATTGCACAGCGCTATCGAAACGCCCGAAAACGTGGTGTTGACCTATCGGCTAGCGGGGCCGGCGC
Coding sequences within it:
- a CDS encoding DnaA/Hda family protein; its protein translation is MPSRVDSHLLVLPENALAFTAVETLSETPHSKNAQIAFIYGPSGVGKTQLAQHFLQRVRSADRRPTVMFKHAAEFIDEFVEAAQANNIPQFQQSFAAIHCLVIEDFQAFEGSPESQQQLLAQVDRIIARGGQILFTSRKSPGELKNSNEKLVNRCIGGVCAAIPLPSLSSRKQLLAHFASVEMIPLPDAAAELLAVELSVSPRELRAAIIQVEAAARLGGCRIDTPFVRNYLQHEAKRPDLGLSDITRAVARQFDISVSRLRSRSRNQESALARQCAMYLARELTEKRLEEIGRYFGNRDHATVVYACRRIKSRALESAEIRRHITQILQTLNTSASPNC
- a CDS encoding cysteine desulfurase family protein gives rise to the protein MAADTSDHWIYLDNNATTRPLPEVLDVMQRHFADSFANPGSRHAAGRAARKVLEASRESIAQILGATPEELIFTSGGTESINLAIRGLVGTTPGTIALPHGEHPATLEACRALQRRGWKLHFLDIDGEGRLIDEQFPQLPWEDLQLVTVILAHNETGVIQDLGPLAALCQQHRVPLHVDAVQAAGKIPVDIHALGVDAMSIGAHKFNGPRGIGGLLIKAERRLNPLIFGGHQEAERRPGTEPVALIAGMAAALEAFHADPTSRFELLQQLRDRLQAGLRERCPPVIVNGSQQHRLPNTLNIAFPGLGGDPLLIALDLEGIACSLGSACASGSSEPAPVLVAMNCPDEVLDCSIRFSVGVGNTEAEMDDAVGRIAGVVNRMRDNCSS